The proteins below come from a single Alligator mississippiensis isolate rAllMis1 chromosome 2, rAllMis1, whole genome shotgun sequence genomic window:
- the SMIM38 gene encoding small integral membrane protein 38: protein MESGLLMILLVIIILIRFILWSCLSVYIDYKLSRRFPDKTKEE, encoded by the coding sequence ATGGAATCGGGCCTTTTGATGATTTTACTGGTCATAATTATATTAATACGCTTCATTTTATGGTCTTGTCTCAGCGTTTATATAGATTATAAACTGTCCCGAAGATTTCCTGACAAGACAAAAGAGGAGTAA